The genomic region CTACTAATTGATTTATTCCAACTTTTAGTGTTCTTTGTCCATTTTGTGGTGTATTTTCTAACCTTGACAAAGCATCTGCCACTATGTTTGATTTTCCTGAAATGTATTTGATTTCAAAACTATATTCACTTAGTAGTAGGCTCCAACGGTGGACTCGACAGTttccatatttgttttttaatatagaTGTTAATGCTTGATGATCTGTTTCGATGGTAAAATCATTACCCAATAAATAAAATCTTAATTTTGTGACAGAGTGTATGATACTTGCTAATTCTAATTCTGATACTGAGTACCCCTTTTCGTGTGGCTTTGTAATTCTTGAAATAAATTGTATCGGGTAATCTACTCCATTATATGTTTGTAATAATACCCCCGATAATCTCTCAATTGATGCATCTGTTCTTAACGTGAATGGTTTTGTATAATCAGGATGGTATACTTGTAAATTTgtcagaaaaatattttttatttcttggaATGCTTGTTCTCTCCTCTCGTTCCATTTCCATCGTACATCTTTTCTTAATAGTTCAAGTAATGGAATTTCTTTTTTACTTAGGTCTGGTATCATCCTTTTATAATAACTAACTATACCAATAAATCCTCTTAAAGTTCTTAAATTGTGTGGTGTTTTATATTCTTGAATAACCTGTATTCGTTCTGGATCCATCTCTATTCCTTTAGTGTTAAGTTTATATCCTAGATATattacttctttttgaaaaaatttacatttttcttGATTTATTTTTAGTCCAACTTCATCTAATCTGTCAATTATAATTTTTAGGTGTTTTTCGTGATCCTCAGccgttttagaaaaaaataatatatcatCAATGTAGTGAATTACAAAATGTTCATATTGATCCAAGATATCATGAAGACATCTACATAAAGCACTGCAAGATGATTGAAGTCCAAATGGTACTACTTTGAACTGATAGACAACTCCATCTATCTGAAATCCTGTATACTGTCTACTTTTCCTTTCTAGGGGAATTAACCAGAAACTATGCCGCAAATCGATTTTTGTGAAAAAAGACATTCCTGTAATTCTTCCTAATATTCCATCTATACTCATTGGTGCTTCAAATTGCTTTTCGGTCATATTGTTAATATTCCTTGCATCTAGACATAATCTGATTTCACCTGATGTTTTACGTACCACTACTATTGGGTTTATAAAACATGTATCTGCATTTTCAATGATGCCATCTTTTAGCATGTTCTTAATTTCTCTGTTTACTTCTTCTCTATATTTATATGGTATTGGGTATGAttttattttaaagtctttttcTTCCTTAACCTTTATACTATGGGTATCATTTTGTGCAATTCTATtttctttattgataagcccctTGTGTTGCCGCAATATGGAAACGACTATTAATTTATATTGTTCAGGGCAACTTAAACTTTCTATAACTTCTtctttacaaataaaattatttttcattataAAATCATTAGTCCTTCCTTCCAATTTTACGCACTCCGCTCCGTAGGCATCCTTCTGCTCAAATTTACTATTCCTTAAATAttcattataattattattctttttaatattattggACATTTCCCTATCATAATACATTTTCTCTtcatcaacataattattttctTGTAATATTCTACCATCAACTCTTATTCTTTGTTCCACCTCTTCTCTCTCCATAAACCCTATTTTTTTCCCTTCCAAAGTTACCGTTTTTTCTTCAAAATCTATCTTTACTTTATTCTTTTCCAGTTCGTCATTTCCCATTAAAATGTCAACACATAAGTCCTTGACAATAAATCCTTGCATACTAATTTGTTTATTAAgaatatcaattttaaaattaaccAGTTTATTAATTTCTCCCAGCTTCTTATTATTTGCacctattattttaatttttgcaatCTTGATTATATCTGTTAATtttaatgtattaaaaataaaattttccgaGACTAGAGTACTttctgaaccagtatcaatcataaccTTAATCATGTTATTTTGGGCCATAGCatttatataaattaaattaatagattaaaaatttttatattcatctaAAGAAATAAATTCCGAAGGTTTTTCATAATGACAATGGCCCAACTTGAAATTCAGAAAGTCCTCTACATAAAATTTGGATTATTAGGATTGTCAGATTGTGTCTGATCATTTGGATCTAATTCTCGATGTCTTTCACTGCTTTCACTTCTACTATTCATATTTTCTTGCCATGTACTATTCCGTTGACTGTCTTCGCAGCTCTGACCCCTTACATAATTTACCTGTCTGTTGTAATTATATCTTTGTGCATTTCTCCTGGTGTTAAAATCTTgcctattataattattattattattaaaattctcTCTATTACCTTGTCTCTCTTGTCTATTATCATtagtattattattaaaattctcTCTATTACCTTGTCTCTCATAACTAGTATTATTgttgttattaaaattttgaGAATTACTACCATACCTATTATTGTTATATGATTGTCTATTTTTACTATTATTACTTGTAATATAACCTCTTTGTACTCTTTGAATAAAGTTAATAAAACTGTCTACTGTTTGAATGTTTTGTACTGTGACTGTTTGCACAACGTCCGCATCAAAGTGTCTAGAAACGTTCAAAACTGTTTCGTCTTCTCTAAGTGGTGGTTCTAAATATTTTGCAACAGTTATTAATTTTAAAGCATAATCTACCGTATTTAAACTTAAATTGCGATTATACTTTCCAAAATATAAAACTTCCCTAAATCTAGCTTGTTCTAATTCACCCCAATAATAATTTAAGaatttattttcaaatgtttGCAGATTATCTAAATCGTTTTCAATGCTGGCAAACCAGGTTGCTGCATTGTCACTTAATGTCATTCTAATATAATCTTTTATATCATTAATATTATTCACTGatcttaatttatgttttaaactATTTATGTATACTCTAGGATGTAAATTTTTTATGTTACCAGAGAATTTTATACCTGTCTCATTTGTTAAATTCAAGTAAGGTCTCCCTATGTCTCTTATTTGTGAAATTTCTTCTATTCTCTGTTCTACATTCCTTATTTGATGGTTGTTTGTTTGGATATTTTGTAGCATATCATCtaatttttcttcagtttttctcCTTTCTTCGTAAATTTTTGCTTCTAAGTTATATTTTTGGATTTCTATGTTCCGTTccatatctatattattatctttaataatcatatttatttctttCCTTTCATTTTCCATTATTTTCTTGTAGTCATTACGTATATCTTTTATTTCACTTGCTAATTTTTTCTCTAAAGCATCAAATTTTTCATCCATCTGTTTTTCTAATCGTTTCACAATTTTAGcattattttcttccatttttctggaattctcttccaatttttgttccatttttttcatatcttctttGATTTCTTTAGACTTCTCTTCCAGTTTTTTGTTGATCTGCATCATTAAAGACATCAGTGCTGTCATATTGacattttcctctcgttcttgtGTTATTCCTGTTGTCTCTTGTAGAACTTGAGCTACACTCTGCTCTTGTTCCGCCTGCTGAGTTTCTCCGTCCACTTCCACATCTTCTTCGTTCTTTTTGTTTCTTAAACCTTTCCTTCCTTGAGACATTTTTGAGATCTTACTTGTTAAAatccaatttaaaataaaatataaaattgatTCTAATCAAAATTATTTCAATTATATGAGAGCATTTATTTTAACAAACTAATTCTTTTAATTAGgaggccccacgttgggcgccaaatttgtaatgatatattatttttgatatttataatGGATATTATTGTGAAATAGGGTTTTTGTCGCGGTTCTGAAAGAATTAGtttgttaaatagttttttaaatgtttttattataatctaaattgaacataaaattgaatgtttaaatgtgataacaaaaaaaatagaaatctAAATTTGAAAAACAATAACTTTAACTTGAAAAACTTcctacaattaaataaaacaaattccAGTACCTTATAATTACTGTCACTGAATGCCttcttattaatattttataaaatttgaattGTTGGATGGCTGAAAAATTAATGGATGTAAGACCAGGTCAATTGTCAGTGTCAAAACtgccaaataaaatatttcttttcttttttctcaatTTGAATTCAACTTTCAACTCCAGGATCAGGAAACAGGAtactattattaatatattgtttcaaaaattattaatatttacaattatggatacttcacaaattcttctttatatTTCTAATAAATTATCCACACTATGCTGGTTCAAATTCAGGATAcatagtatttttatatattaaaggATACTTTACCAAATTATAAGTAAGTTTTCttcaaatatttatctaatttctTTTCGATTATACCAAATTTATCATGTTTATGCTAAATTATTATATATTCTGTTAATTTTCAAATCTTTTTCTCTATCAAATTTATAGCTTCATTTCTAATTTCTTGACTGCCTCCTTTTGTCATTGTGACACCtctttttatcaaattttttttattccaGAACATtccaaacgaaaaacaaaaaacattatgACAAATAGAAAACTTCAATTCCTTCTTTTTTTAACATGCTATGTCAAATTAGTATGTCATCCACCATCCTATAgagttatttttgttttattatttattttaattgattttaaggCATTTCAGATCGGAATTATTACTTCTGTATAAAATTAACATcttaaatgttaaatattattattttaacctATAATTATTGTTTGAAATGTCCATTTATCTATTTACATTatctcaattattaaaaaaaaaaacaaatataagtcCCTACATAAGGTTTTAATAAATTTCTTATGCTAATTTTGAATGTCCTCATATAAATGATAtgatctttaataatttttatactattctatggtatattttctataaattacATCTATAATCGCCATTTCAGTCCATTTTGGTTTCTAAACACTTTAATCGGATACTACGTTCTCTGATCTTCGACATACTCTGTTTTAGGACATAGTCATATcgttacaatatatatatatataaaaatggggTTGAAGTTTAttgggtatatatatatatatatcatatttatatattttctattCTCCGCCCCATAAGaacagagcttttttgttttcaagctacctttcattgtcaattccgttggctgtgtgtgcagttgcaatttttgtaatcgctttatctttgaatatttgaaacagtaaGTATTGTGTGGATATATTTTCATgtattctattctttttctatattgtgtttatgtatatctacatttctccaagaaattaacgcaccaccttaaaaattggtcacttttaatgtctcatatttcctaaacctgttgtccgatttcagtgatttttttaatatgttatggCCGTGTTCTTGAACAATCTCGCTGTaaaattgttgctagacaggtaaattgtcattatataccggCTGTAAGTATACAAAAAAACTGTGATTTTGTCTTAACGTTCGCATCattctgtggaatattatagcatttataaaatactgaaattaaaacctaactatagtataatgttttcttaatattctgttgtTTTATTCATTCGGTTATgtaggataataaaaaagttatgtaatACTAGGTTTTTTCTAACACAACGAGaaccgtcatgtaacgatcacgttactaCAAAATAATGCGTTCCATGCGTTCTGTGTCTGTATATCATGCGTTCCATGGgatattttgtttactgcgcaggacggtgatcgttacatggacggtttttcgttgtgttggaacaaacctactttaacaactagtcttatttttcatcaataggtacatggtgtttttaaataagtatggcaaactttaagggttaattctgcatgaaaaaagaATGACAGTTTGCTTTCTAAACGTATGTTcataaatgcttcgtttccgagaaaGGGGGTGTTAATATTTTTCATACAAACTGatgatttttttattgctctaaaacttgTTGATATGTGCAAATGAAAGTTGGTGgtatttaatattcaccatttgCGCGCATACgtgtcatattacccgtatgcgcgccaatggtgaatattaaattcctaattgtataacaaaaatgctcaataactacctcttaaaacccaccaaaatTCATATGCATATTttaaccggttttagggcaataaaacaagactagttaaagtaaataatgtttttattatccaacataagcgaatgaataaaaaaaaacagaatgttaaaaaaacatgaggctatattATGTAggtgacgcgaactttgagaaaaaatcaaagtttgattggtacacccggtatacaatgacaatttacatgtctagcaacagtattattacagcgacattgttaaagaaaaatgctataacatattaaaaattcACTTAAATCGTACAACAGGTGTTATAAAATTCGAGACCtaaaaaatgacctatttttaaggtggtgggTACGTTAATTTCTTGCGAGAAGTGCATTTGCCGGCCGCTCGCCGTTTGTGCTCGCAGCACGgtgtttttttctttgtttaagCTCATTTTCAATGTCCAGTCATCCTTGCAttaaaaaaactgaatctgttttcaaacaatgagtctcgaaaattcaaatctatttttcgacttttatttattagagtttattaggtttattattattatctaagtatatttgggtgtcatacgTAGAACTTATTAGTTGCTAAGGTTGTattatgtaatttgcaatttatttaaattttgcaataaattgttttgttttatttcattatgtTTTCTTTTGTATCTACTAATATCAACGATTTATGCAATTTCATtaaactgtatttgttattgATTTTTTCCGACTTTTTGTCAGCTTTGTCCATAagattgtaaaattttcagtgacaataaaacatatttctattctattctatttttactttttttgtcGTGGGGGAAGAGGGCCCCGCGACtaactttgatatggggcccccgTGCAGCTAGCTACGCCAGTGTTTGAAGCACGAATTTCACCTTCTAGATtaggggttcccaaacttttttgtaccacgcccccttttgtTGAAATAAAGCTTCTCGCCCCCCCTATTTACAATTGTATGCGCCTAAAtaggaacaaaacaaaaacaattaagtattagcttgaaaacaaaacatttatttattctgccataagatacaacaatatcagtttccacaaaatacaaaaattattaataaaagaaaaacagATTGGGTTGGTTGTGAGATGGATGTGCTtgcattttatttactagtatgCCTATTCGTGGCTGAGTTTTAGTAAGTGCACAACACAAGTCACTAGCAACATCAAGTCTATTTCGATACTTTGTTTTAATGGCCACAAGTGTTGAAAATCGCACAAAAAGTTACTTGAAAATGgcaaatataaatgaaaagcttcccgtgatacactaatatacactttgaaatattttaaccaaaatgaaggtttgtccattataacaaaatatttggcagaggaatcatgcaaaaaattatttggacatatttgcaaagcatcttcttgaagtgattcaggcagggagtctatgttgacatggaatggatcagttgacattctgtaaataaaattgttacacgtgtttgggaagtatttctggaactcttcaattaggctctccaaatggtttgatTTTTTCAGTTCGTAATATACCATAATTAATAACTTATAATAAGATTATATTAATATGCAAAaatctgtggcaaatggactaGTTTCCATGCCAaacatcaccatcatcatcatcatcaaatggtttgatatttggattttcaAAATTGATCCTTCATAAATGTCCTTGAAGCGTGCTTCTTCTGAGACTGGCTCTACTTTagagaaatttgaataatttcaggGGTTTCCTGATATTTTACGCCTCCAAAGTTGAGTTACTAAGCCTCCATCACAATGAGTAACTACTATATTTAAGTCTCCACCCTGCAGTTTCAGGTTAAGGTTGTTATAGCGATATCTATCAACAACGAGTCAAATATATCTGACAAATAAGCCAATATTACTTGGGTACAATGATTTATGAAGGCCATGTTtagctcattttgcttttgatgttccaaggtgattacttcatctcaaaggtcaaataatcttgccaACATGTTTCCTTGTAAGAGCCATCGTACTTTTGTATGAAGTAGCAGTGTTTTGTGATCACTTTCTAAATCTTCACAAAGAGTTTTAAACAGTCGAGTATTCAAcgcactgtttttttatgtactCCACTAatttaatacacaactttaaggCAGCCATAACTTCATTTGGAAGGGTTTTTGTTGCCATGGCTTGTCGATGTATAAAACAATATATTCCAATCACATCATCATTTTTCTCTATTACGAATAATTGCAAGTAACCTGAGCGAAAACCAAGCATTGAAGGTGCgccatctgtacataaactgatcAGTTTTTGCCAAAAAACTCTCTGTTTTCATAACATTAATAGCTTTTGTCGTGGTCTCCAGTCTCCAACTCTGTAGAAAAGATTAGCTCGCCTTTCATTCTTTCGTTTTGAATATACCGAACATAAAAAATTAACTGATAACATTGTGCTATGTCAGTACTCTCGTCTagctgaatagcaaaaaatggcgattattttactgcatcaaCTACATGGTTTTGTATGTCCTCGGCCATATCATCAATGCGGCGTTTCACAGTGTTGTCAAAAAGaggtatttgagataacttttgcttactctgcgttACCAGACACAGTTTAATAAGTggttaattttgaattttagaaaaataactaaatttaatttaatgttcaacttgtctCGCGCCCAACCCTGGGGGGCGCCCCCCCTGTTTGGGAACCCCTGTCTAGATCATCATCATTGTGTTAGTGGCGAGTTTCAAATTCTCGATTTCAAAATAAAGAGCTTAAGCTATCTTTATCAGAATCcgtaaatattaataaattaaaaagtacagATATCCTCAACCTATTCATTACATcttctaactaaaaaaaaataaaatttttctcaaattacttTATTTATTACAGATATAATAAATATAGTGCGTTCAACGATTTACCACTCTCTACTAAAGTTTGCCCAATTTTTTTGCAAAGATCATTGCGTATACGAGTATCGTATTTTCACGTATTCACtctatatttataatttaattacttcaaattaccaaaaaaaaatggatatatgTATATgttgaaaaaaactttttttcacaCTCCCTGTACATTAAATTGAAAGGTAAAACCTTAAAAATAATGTCCAACATAAATTATCGATAACTAGACAATACAAACAATgtttaacaactttttttttgattttagtaCACAAAATCAATaaaactgcaaaaatcaaggttTAAGATTTACTCTTTGTTTGTGGTTCAGATAGTTTTCATCTAGTGTAGCtgtaaaatgagtgattttaatgTATGTGTTAAAAACATTACATCAGGTAAGTGAGATtgctaataaattttgtttttattagctTAAAAAATTGTTAGAATTTATCTAGGCCATTAAGTAAATGAtcattttggagtgtaattttcctTGCCACGAGGAAATTCTGATTGAAAATTGAATTTGGGATCCACTTGAATCGCTTATTTATGagttagcccaataaatgaccattttggtgtgtaatttccaggggcaactccgaattgcatgaaaatttggatttaggttctacttaccctccacttcaaagttgaatt from Diabrotica virgifera virgifera chromosome 3, PGI_DIABVI_V3a harbors:
- the LOC126882678 gene encoding GATA zinc finger domain-containing protein 4-like is translated as MERNIEIQKYNLEAKIYEERRKTEEKLDDMLQNIQTNNHQIRNVEQRIEEISQIRDIGRPYLNLTNETGIKFSGNIKNLHPRVYINSLKHKLRSVNNINDIKDYIRMTLSDNAATWFASIENDLDNLQTFENKFLNYYWGELEQARFREVLYFGKYNRNLSLNTVDYALKLITVAKYLEPPLREDETVLNVSRHFDADVVQTVTVQNIQTVDSFINFIQRVQRGYITSNNSKNRQSYNNNRYGSNSQNFNNNNNTSYERQGNRENFNNNTNDNRQERQGNRENFNNNNNYNRQDFNTRRNAQRYNYNRQVNYVRGQSCEDSQRNSTWQENMNSRSESSERHRELDPNDQTQSDNPNNPNFM